DNA from Brassica napus cultivar Da-Ae chromosome C4, Da-Ae, whole genome shotgun sequence:
atatccgatccgatccATTATAtggatatatacatatattttaaaattttaatatataatttatataaagcCAGAAAATTGAACACATTGATTCCGTTCGTTCCATGCTATCGGTCATTCACGCAATAAACAGTCTAAGCTCAAATTTCACGCGAACTGGGATCGCTCGCCAGCTAGGTCAGATTGAAGcaaagtatattttatataaattttacaatatttttatttattaaatttgttaaattaGTTGTTAGAGAGGCCTTATCATAGCATgaacttctttttcttttttaatactTGTATTTCCCTATTCCAAATCGGTGAATAGTCagtattttgttttgtaataaaatattactattttctattattttagattttatttattttttatttttatttgtacgcGCCAAATCGAATATTTGGTTAAAAATTTCGGATATCAAGGACAATGAATATTCGGGTAGCTACGAATTATATAGATCGGTTAACTGATTATTCGAACGAAACGAATCAGATCCAAATACTTCCAAAACAGATATTTGATCCTTTCTCACCCTTATCTTCAAGAATGTATCAAGTATGTAGAACATAagttaatagtattttttacaTAAAGAGGAATCATGGTACATGGTAATCAGACAACAAAACGATACACGTTTgttgtgagaaaaaaaaaatcgattaaaTCCAGTAattattctagaaaaaaaatctcaataatAAAAAGACATATGAGAGCCTAAAACTAAAAGTAACGAATGAGAGTAAGTGCTATACGAAGCCATTCGAGGGCCTAGGGAGATTACTAAAAAAACATTAGATTTTTGTATTACTGATTTACTGTATAAATTTGAGTATGGAGCAAATTTTatgacatttttttcaaaatataataaaatacaaagtGCTATAATTTATTGTGAATTTCAAAAGGATGAGAACCATTGGAGATATGCGAGAACTTTGTGagtgccattgcacaattcTAGTGGAGTTCAAACCccccaaaaaaagaaatttactgAGCTAAATGGGAAAATATCTGTCTACCGAGAGAGGAGGGCGGAATTGGTTTCCTTATGATTCATGAGTTCAACCTGGCTCTATTAGCAAAACAACTTTAGAGACTCGTTCAATACTCAGATTCGTTAGTGGCCCGAGTCTTGAAAGGGAGATACTATAGACTGAGTACGCCTTTGCGAGTAAACTTTGTAAGCAGCTCATCCTATGTGTGGACTAGCATTTCAGCGGCACGAAAGCTACTGCTATTGGGAATTAGACAGGAAATACATCCTGGATATGAAGTCAAGGTATGGGAGGTTCAGTGGATTCCTACAACACCTGCTAGGCCGACTATCCCTCTAATTCTTGTATTGTACCCAAACATGAGAGTCAGTGATCTTATTAATCCAATATCGAAGAGTGGGACTTGAGTTTACTGGAGAATTATGTTAGCCCTGATGACATATCTTTCATAAGGAGTTTGGTCATAAGCTCAACTCATCGTCGTGATACATTCTGCTGGAATTACACCAGGAATGGCCAGTACACGGTCAAGTCTGGATATTGGGTACCTCAAAACTTATTAAAGACTGAGGAAGAAAAGGAGGTGCTGGAGCCAAGTACCACTAAGCTTCAAACCTTCGCTTGGAAGATAAAAACACCTAaaaagatatgtcatcttatttGGCAATTGATAACAGCTTATGTGGCAGTTACGAGAAACTTAGTTAGCCGTAATATGAGGTGCGATAATTATTAcccaagatgtggagaaccAGAAGAATCTGTTACTCATGCCATTTTCGAATGTTCCCCAGCTTTACAAGTGTGGTCTCTATCAGCGACTCCAACAAGTCCTGATATCTTGTTGAACCAGAACAAGACAGTGATCATTATCCTTAGATAATcgggtatatttggaaggccaGAAATGACAAACTTTTCAGGGGAATAAACAGAGATCCATTGGAGTTAGTTCGttatgcagagagtgaatgcCAAGCCTGGTTTAATGCAAACGATATGGTGCCACCAACTTTGCAAGCACAGGGTATTGAGGAACCTCAAGCCATAAGCTTGGATAATATTTGTATGATAGATGGGTCATGGACTCCCACAACACAGTTCAGTGGAAGTGGATGGGTGTGGATGGATAGCCTTGGGAAGGTTCAACTTATGGGGACATGAAATTGTATTCGACGCGAATCAGCCTTGCATTAAgaagtagaagcactgcgaAGGGCGATAaagaatatgcttcaacactcgccATGCCAGAGCTTTGGGACAGATTGTAAGGAGCTGATCGCCATGATCAAGGAACCTCATGCTTGGCCAAGTTTTACAACGGAGTTAGAGAGGATAGAGACTCTGCAAATATGTTTTCCACGAGTGCAAAATCAGATTCAAGACTTCTTAGCTAAAATTGCTAGATCTTTCTAAAGAggtatgttttattggttgctCTATTCTTACCCAGACCACTTcaaatttgagtaatagaatggtcTTTCGTTATCAGAAAAAGAGAACCCTACACCAAAATATCTTGAGATTTCATGGTTTTGGAATATTCACAATTAAATATTGATGCTTTGGTATacttgtatgtatatataagttCAGAATCCTACGTCCAAAACTATCTATCGAAAATGTTACAAAGCAACTTTATTTTGCAATTTTCTCGAGCCTAAGTATCCAaccgatatttttttttcccaaactaaaatttattcGTAAGTGAAATACgatgatttaataaattaacTGACAAATAAGAAATATTTCTAGAAATAAGAGACTAAAGAACAGACAGATCTGGGGCAACTTTCAAACACAATCATAACAAGGGTAAAGAACTACAACACACTATGActtaataaactaaaacaacTACACCAAATCATACGACAAATCAGTGCAAAAACATCCTAAATAGCGAATAACAATAATTCGGATAAATCAATGTTGCCCTTAGCACATTGTAGATCCaaaaatatacactaaaaatttgATAGTTATCAAGATTTTAATCAAaggaagacaaatgatgtaggcaacgatatctttagaacacaacgatataaTCAGTTTCCGGTAGGCAAAAATggacttttattgatgaataagatcgaatacaatgagtGAACAAGATCGAACGTTACAACGAGATCGTTAAGAGAAAAGATTTAAAGATGAATGAAAACAAGATCGAAGTAtgggtgtagctctctctagggttttcaacgtgttTCTTACTTATGCGTCGACCTCTTCTTATAGCGAGCTGCTCTCGTGATGTTCGCAACCGTTCCGCGATCTCTGCAATCGTTCCGCGATCTCCGGATCTTCGAAGTCTCCGTTTGGAGCTCGAGTGCTCGCTGCGGGCTTTAACTCTCCGCGGCCCATTTACTTGATCGTGGCCCATTAACATATTAATCAAAGTTGGGTCCAACACACATCAATcgatataaagaaaattatatttagttgGGTGAAtcttgatatatataaaaaagagtgAATTGGTTTAAAACCCAAAAAGAATGATGAAATTAGCAAACTATTATGATAGGACAAATTTTGTGTCTATCAACGAAGGTACCATGGTGGGATTTAAAGTATTGACTTAATTAGGGAAAAAGTTGTGTATACAGGATgtcatttcacaaaaaaaatacatgggTTTTTTAAATGTTGAGGTAGtttctcaaaatattttataatcatcGTTATAATAACAATTATATTTAGTTAGGTGAAtcttgatatataaaaaaattatatgggtTTTTCAAATGTTGAGATAGTTtctcaaaatattaataattaatatctcatttgaaatatttataggaatattttttttgatcaaatatttaTAGGAGAATATATCAACATTAGAGACCTAAAGACccatatattaaaatacaattgTTTTAAGTGACATTTTTGAGATACTTAAGATTTACAACCTTTTCAATAAAATTGCTTTTAGGAGGGGGCTTGAACTACGACcaatatgtttaaattttagttttaagtgTTTAGCTCCAaactttgatttttatttaattaattgaaACTTCATCAAAAATGCTTTTGACTAACTCAAAGTTTATGATAATACCCTGCTAATAGTACTTTTTGATCTACCTTTTGTTGAGCTGAAGGCCACTCGGTCGAACAAGTACGAAACACTGGAATGTTGCTACCTAAATTCTTTTGTTAATGGCATGTGGTTGGAAAGAGTATGATACAAGCTATATATGACGTTAAATCACAAATTCAATTTCAAATAGTAGAAAATAGCGATAAGTGATCCATCCCAATCATAAGTGACAGTTTTAGTCCAAACATATTGACAAATGTGTGTTTTACTAAACAAAGTGAAGTAGGTTATTAGCTGCTGATCCAATTATTGCCAAGTTAATGCATACAAATTTCATGATATAGATTGTGAAATTTACTATAAATTTCATGTTTCTGCGTGGGAGAGAGATGTGAACAAAACACAAGTTAGGTTAATCGAGCAACAAGAACATAATATAGTGATATGTTGTTGAATAGCTTGGAACACAACAAAGGTATGTATTATATGGAATGGACAGATAAATCCGACATATAACTTAAGTTGCCATAAGATCGCATTTAGGAATATATGTTTGCATTTACCTCCACGTGGAAGATATCATATAATTATGCttattaaaatgatatatataaatatatatatatgattcataATCATACGATTAAAAACCTCTTAGCATCTTTATAATCAAGTAATTCATCTACATAAATCATACTTACGGAGAGGACAACTTACTAAAGTCTATATTGTACTATGAATAATGTATAATTTTGCTATAACTTTCAACCTTTTTGCAAtatattgattttgttttatcaaaCTTCACTGAAAACTTttgttaaaaatgattatattatatttatattttttaaaaatgattataacaTTCAGATAGAAGGACAAAGGAAACTTTTTAGTTCTCAATACACCTTCACCAAACCATCTTCGCTACTTTACCGTCCTTTCCTTACCTACCCCCATCAACCCACTCAGACACACAGCCGTCCCGTTAAAACTAACGCCGTTTATCATTTCATGCGTTTCACCAACTCCCACGTACCTAACGCCGTTGTCTTTTTGCCGTTGGTCTCACATCTCAAACCAACCAACCTCTTATAAAGTCGTCTCTCTCCCCACCATCTCTTCCTCAGCAGCTCCTTCTGCTTTCTCTCACATTTGCCTGAAAATCAATCAATCACTGTAACAACAAAGAAAATCGAAACCGAGAGTGAAGTGTAAGCAATGGATCTTCTCTTGTTGGAGAAGTCTCTAATCGCCGTCTTCGCGGCGGTGGTTCTCGCCACCGTCATCTCCAAGCTCCGCGGCAAGAAGCTGAAGCTCCCTCCAGGTCCTATGCCGATTCCAATATTCGGAAACTGGCTCCAAGTCGGAGACGATCTAAACCACCGCAACCTCGTCGACTACGCTAAAAAATTCGGCGACCTCTTCCTCCTCAGGATGGGCCAGCGAAACCTAGTCGTCGTCTCCTCCCCGAACCTCACCAAAGAAGTCCTCCACACGCAGGGAGTCGAGTTCGGATCTCGAACGAGAAACGTCGTCTTCGACATCTTCACGGGCAAAGGGCAGGACATGGTGTTCACCGTCTACGGAGAGCACTGGCGCAAGATGAGGAGGATCATGACGGTTCCGTTcttcaccaacaaggtggttcAGCAGAACAGAGAAGGATGGGAGTTCGAAGCCGCGAGCGTGGTGGAGGATGTGAAGAAGAATCCTGACTCCGCCACGAAAGGGATCGTGTTGAGGAAACGCTTGCAGTTGATGATGTACAACAACATGTTCCGTATCATGTTCGATAGGAGGTTTGATAGTGAGGATGATCCGCTGTTTATAAGGCTTAAGGCCTTGAACGGAGAGAGGAGCAGGTTGGCTCAGAGCTTTGAGTATAACTACGGAGACTTCATCCCTATCCTTAGGCCGTTCCTTAGAGGCTACTTGAAgatctgtcaagatgtgaaaGATCGAAGACTCGCGCTATTCAAGAAGTACTTTGTTGATGAGAGGAAGTGAGTTTGTTCGTCTCTTTTGGTTTTGTATCATTCTTGTTTCTTGAAACTGATATTGAGAAATCTAACAGGCAAATCGCGAGTTCGAAGCCTACAGGAAGCGAAGGATTGAAATGCGCCATCGATCACATCCTTGAAGCTCAACAGAAGGGAGAGATCAACGAGGACAACGTTCTTTACATCGTTGAGAACATCAATGTCGCTGGTAACTTCCGTACCCTTTAGGCCTTTTCTCTGTGTACTATTTTTGTTCCTTGTAGGATACGTAACCAGTCCCTCTAGACGTTTCTTGCTTGGGTGAGAAAAGGACAACAGAATCCTATAAATTTGGGACACTAACTAGAACAGTTTATTAGGCTCATCTGGCAAACACTTTTCTGGTCGGAAAATATTGAGATTTTTATGCTTACGTGTCTCACCTAAAGGTGGTAGATTGTACTTGTGTAATGGCTTTTTAGTTTGATTTCTTTTGGGTGAATCCTATAAATTTGGAACACTAACTAAAAACAGTATATTAGATGGTCGGAAAATATTCAGATTTTTAATGTGTCTCACCTAATGGAGCTGGATTGTACTTGTAATGGctattaaatttgtttaatgCTGATTTCTTGTTTATTTCTAATGAAAACAGCTATTGAGACAACATTGTGGTCCATCGAATGGGGAATTGCGGAGCTAGTGAACCATCCTGAGATCCAAAGCAAGCTAAGGAACGAAATCGACACGGTTCTTGGACCAGGAGTTGAAGTCACGGAGCCTG
Protein-coding regions in this window:
- the LOC106446415 gene encoding trans-cinnamate 4-monooxygenase-like (The RefSeq protein has 3 substitutions compared to this genomic sequence), whose translation is MDLLLLEKSLIAVFAAVVLATVISKLRGKKLKLPPGPMPIPIFGNWLQVGDDLNHRNLVDYAKKFGDLFLLRMGQRNLVVVSSPNLTKEVLHTQGVEFGSRTRNVVFDIFTGKGQDMVFTVYGEHWRKMRRIMTVPFFTNKVVQQNREGWEFEAASVVEDVKKNPDSATKGIVLRKRLQLMMYNNMFRIMFDRRFDSEDDPLFIRLKALNGERSRLAQSFEYNYGDFIPILRPFLRGYLKICQDVKDRRLALFKKYFVDERKQIASSKPTGSEGLKCAIDHILVAQQKGEINEDNVLYIVENINVAAIETTLWSIEWGIAELVNHPEIQSKLRNEIDTVLGPGVQVTEPELHKLPYLQAVIKETLRLRMAIPLLVPHMNLNDAKLAGYDIPAESKILVNAWWLANNPESWKKPEEFRPERFFEEEAHVEANGNDFKYVPFGVGRRSCPGIILALPILGITIGRLVQNFELLPPPGQSKVDTSEKGGQFSLHILHHSTIVMKPRSF